The following are from one region of the Cyanobium gracile PCC 6307 genome:
- a CDS encoding glycosyltransferase family 39 protein encodes MRRARGRDGWILLGLWLAGVLLDVLWLQRHAQPPAWDQGEHLSRALGVWQVLAEAAPFDPLWWQRLWAETPTYRGPFTYLVTAPVFSLLGPGYGSAILSNSLFQALLLGSLYGLERLAHGRAAGLWAAFLCAVAPALLNQRSDYLIDFSLTAVLTATWWLLTVRVLGRPRRPWLWSLGGGLGLGAVVLTRPTGLVMLWLPLLALAWRAIAPLLRRGRPGPRARFGRLAEGLLAAAAATAVAWPWWSQNWLTILSTVNKARQWGVLYQDGLEANTLAGWLFYPRLLPTMAGAALVAVVVAGGSLSWWRHRRIPAGPLAWRGLAWWLSFPLGALLLATLMSTKDFRFVLPLVPQLCLGLGVVLASATGRWTPVWRLAVVAIGIWGALASQFALAANPTAFPPRPPVAGPPWPLEAIVATIRQRSPHQLSTLAVLPDSQGLNAFNLDAEGRRQEFRVAARQTVAPVDQLDGDLAGFDWFLLKGGDQGVMSDERQAALDDLVRRSPAFQAAGRWPLPDGSSAELFERRTLGLEVLPVACRPERDLALDLAVEPPSPLRPGSEVVLVSRLRGPAAELRDGLLLLDWRPQPVVPSGQVAARETPAWRHDRGIGQGMVRAAPTGCLEVRERLVLVVPAGLPVGSYRLRARALDRQGRPLALRSAPLTLTVAGGGAQEAQGTETQNMDTVAPPNRIDQLVELGRLLRAGDLDRLFRQVGQINQRDPQQIYLSQGERLLRARLQETGADPGEADLEDLYGLALAQALQRHADGAVDTLQRIVSLEPTNPHSLMALGFVQLYRFHPGQAQVALDAAARLDPGNRTLRTLRIVARGLRLDVAGTLALLR; translated from the coding sequence ATGAGACGGGCACGGGGCCGGGACGGGTGGATCCTGCTGGGGCTGTGGCTGGCGGGGGTGCTGCTGGATGTGCTCTGGCTGCAGCGCCACGCCCAGCCGCCGGCCTGGGACCAGGGGGAACACCTGAGTCGGGCCCTGGGGGTCTGGCAGGTGCTGGCTGAGGCGGCGCCCTTCGATCCGCTCTGGTGGCAACGGCTCTGGGCCGAGACCCCCACCTACCGGGGGCCGTTCACCTATCTGGTGACCGCACCGGTGTTCAGCCTGCTGGGGCCCGGGTATGGCAGCGCCATCCTCTCCAACAGCCTCTTCCAGGCCCTGCTCCTGGGCAGCCTCTACGGCCTGGAGCGACTGGCCCACGGCCGGGCCGCCGGCCTCTGGGCCGCCTTCCTCTGCGCCGTCGCACCGGCCCTGCTGAACCAGCGCAGCGATTACCTGATCGATTTCAGCCTGACGGCCGTGCTCACGGCCACCTGGTGGCTGCTGACGGTGCGGGTGCTCGGCCGCCCGCGACGCCCCTGGCTCTGGAGCCTGGGCGGAGGGCTGGGCCTCGGGGCGGTCGTTCTGACCCGTCCCACCGGCCTGGTGATGCTCTGGCTGCCCCTGCTGGCCCTGGCCTGGCGGGCCATCGCGCCCCTGCTGCGGCGGGGCCGGCCGGGCCCCCGGGCCCGTTTCGGTCGGCTGGCCGAGGGGCTGCTGGCGGCGGCGGCGGCGACGGCCGTGGCCTGGCCCTGGTGGAGCCAGAACTGGCTGACGATCCTCTCCACGGTCAACAAGGCCCGCCAGTGGGGCGTCCTCTACCAGGACGGCCTGGAGGCGAACACCCTGGCGGGCTGGCTGTTCTACCCCCGCCTGCTGCCGACCATGGCCGGGGCCGCCCTGGTGGCGGTGGTGGTGGCAGGGGGATCTCTGAGTTGGTGGCGACACCGCCGCATCCCCGCCGGCCCCCTGGCCTGGCGGGGACTCGCCTGGTGGCTGAGCTTTCCCCTCGGTGCCCTGCTGCTGGCCACCCTGATGAGCACCAAGGACTTCCGCTTCGTGCTCCCCCTGGTTCCCCAGCTGTGCCTCGGCCTGGGGGTCGTGCTGGCCTCGGCCACCGGCCGCTGGACCCCCGTCTGGAGGCTGGCGGTGGTGGCGATCGGGATCTGGGGGGCGCTGGCCAGCCAGTTCGCCCTGGCGGCCAATCCCACCGCCTTTCCGCCGCGCCCGCCCGTCGCCGGCCCCCCCTGGCCCCTGGAGGCGATCGTGGCCACGATCCGCCAGCGCAGTCCCCACCAGCTCTCCACCCTGGCGGTCCTGCCCGACAGCCAGGGGCTGAACGCCTTCAACCTCGACGCCGAAGGGCGCCGCCAGGAGTTCCGCGTCGCCGCCCGCCAGACCGTGGCCCCCGTCGACCAGCTCGACGGCGACCTGGCCGGCTTCGACTGGTTCCTGCTCAAGGGAGGCGACCAGGGGGTGATGAGCGATGAACGCCAGGCCGCCTTGGACGACCTGGTGCGTCGATCACCCGCCTTCCAGGCCGCCGGCCGCTGGCCCCTGCCGGATGGCAGCAGCGCCGAGCTCTTCGAGCGGCGGACCCTGGGCCTGGAGGTGCTCCCGGTGGCCTGCAGGCCGGAGCGGGACCTTGCGCTGGACCTGGCCGTCGAGCCGCCATCCCCCCTGCGGCCGGGCAGCGAGGTGGTGCTGGTGAGCCGTCTGCGGGGCCCGGCGGCCGAGCTGCGGGACGGCCTGCTGCTGCTCGACTGGCGGCCGCAGCCGGTGGTCCCCTCCGGCCAGGTCGCCGCCCGGGAGACGCCAGCCTGGCGCCATGACCGCGGCATCGGCCAGGGCATGGTGCGCGCCGCCCCCACCGGCTGCCTGGAGGTGCGCGAACGGCTGGTCCTGGTGGTGCCGGCCGGGCTGCCTGTGGGGTCCTACCGGCTCCGGGCCCGGGCCCTCGACCGCCAGGGGCGGCCGCTGGCCCTGCGCAGCGCCCCCCTGACGCTGACGGTGGCCGGCGGTGGTGCCCAGGAGGCCCAGGGCACGGAGACCCAGAACATGGACACCGTGGCACCCCCCAACCGCATCGACCAGCTGGTCGAACTCGGGAGGCTGCTGCGGGCCGGCGATCTCGACCGATTGTTCCGGCAGGTGGGGCAGATCAACCAGCGCGACCCCCAGCAGATCTACCTCTCCCAGGGGGAGCGGCTGCTGCGGGCCAGGCTGCAGGAGACTGGCGCCGACCCCGGGGAAGCCGATCTGGAGGACCTCTATGGTCTGGCCCTGGCCCAGG
- a CDS encoding ArnT family glycosyltransferase: protein MKALWASLPFLPLLLTAAPRSFLAHDEGYYALQARWIAQSGQWLGPPWWDQVVFDRSIGLPWLIAAAGRLPGVGPWSAHLPSLVAAVACLLLTADLARRLLDGDGAGWLAAAVLALTPLWLDYAHLASQDMPLLALELLGIVALLRAGEVLQRPWTFLAGAWIGPAFLIKGFMVALPVLALLPFLLLERRALLRRPAFWLGLVLGWLPVALWLGLSLRVLGLPVVAGLWQKLLYLSESDVYSAGPLYYLWNLPANTFPWSLLALGGWWGWLAGPLERPRRLLLLLYPLLMLLLLSAFRTKTPYYGLQLTPFLALAATAGLRSWGAGAGRWTRGVTLGAGALGLALGLASLAVLWPGTPAGRLVANAVADLPPSPQLFAVAAGCLGLAWALVPWCRPGSPRLGALLIGPWLALALLVQAGLFTDRSPRQRQALERPEARAALAAGPIAAVAGLPLSGKEHAGLILVALASPRLTARIGPAERVLPGERVWIRRRELPSGWPVRLQAPELEPWVLAQAPGAAR, encoded by the coding sequence ATGAAGGCCCTGTGGGCGTCGCTGCCCTTCCTGCCCCTGTTGCTGACGGCGGCGCCGCGCAGCTTCCTGGCCCACGACGAGGGCTACTACGCCCTGCAGGCCCGCTGGATCGCCCAGAGCGGCCAGTGGCTGGGCCCTCCCTGGTGGGACCAGGTGGTCTTTGATCGCAGCATCGGCCTGCCCTGGCTGATCGCCGCGGCCGGCCGGCTGCCGGGGGTGGGGCCCTGGTCGGCCCATCTGCCGTCCCTGGTCGCTGCCGTGGCCTGCCTGCTGCTCACGGCCGACCTGGCCCGACGGCTGCTGGACGGGGACGGCGCCGGCTGGCTGGCCGCGGCCGTGCTGGCCCTCACCCCCCTCTGGCTCGACTACGCCCATCTGGCCAGCCAGGACATGCCGCTGCTGGCCCTGGAACTGCTGGGCATCGTGGCCCTGCTGCGGGCCGGCGAGGTCCTCCAGCGGCCCTGGACGTTTCTGGCCGGCGCCTGGATCGGCCCGGCCTTCCTGATCAAGGGCTTCATGGTGGCCCTGCCCGTGCTGGCCCTGCTGCCCTTCCTGCTGCTGGAGCGCCGGGCCCTGCTGCGGCGGCCCGCCTTCTGGCTCGGCCTCGTCCTGGGCTGGCTGCCGGTGGCGCTGTGGCTGGGCCTGAGCCTCCGGGTGCTGGGCCTGCCGGTGGTGGCGGGCCTATGGCAGAAGCTGCTCTACCTCTCCGAAAGCGACGTCTACAGCGCGGGCCCCCTCTATTACCTCTGGAACCTGCCGGCCAACACCTTCCCCTGGAGCCTGCTGGCCCTGGGGGGCTGGTGGGGCTGGCTGGCCGGGCCCCTGGAGCGGCCCCGGCGCCTGCTCCTGCTGCTCTACCCGCTGCTGATGCTGCTGCTGCTAAGCGCCTTCCGCACCAAGACCCCCTACTACGGCCTCCAGCTCACCCCGTTCCTCGCCCTGGCGGCCACGGCCGGCCTGCGGTCCTGGGGCGCCGGCGCCGGTCGCTGGACCCGGGGGGTGACCCTCGGTGCCGGGGCGCTCGGGCTGGCGCTGGGGCTGGCGTCGCTGGCGGTGCTCTGGCCCGGAACCCCGGCCGGCCGCCTGGTGGCCAACGCGGTGGCAGACCTGCCCCCGTCTCCCCAGCTGTTCGCCGTGGCGGCGGGGTGCCTGGGGCTGGCTTGGGCCCTGGTGCCCTGGTGCCGCCCCGGCTCCCCCCGACTGGGGGCCCTGCTGATCGGCCCCTGGCTGGCCCTGGCCCTGCTGGTGCAGGCTGGCCTGTTCACCGATCGCAGCCCCCGGCAACGGCAGGCCCTGGAGCGCCCTGAGGCCAGGGCGGCGCTGGCGGCCGGGCCGATCGCGGCCGTGGCCGGTCTCCCCCTCAGCGGCAAGGAGCATGCCGGGCTGATCCTGGTGGCCCTGGCCAGCCCCCGGCTCACGGCCCGCATCGGTCCGGCGGAGCGGGTGCTCCCCGGGGAGCGGGTGTGGATCCGGCGCCGGGAGCTGCCGTCGGGATGGCCCGTGCGGCTGCAGGCCCCGGAGCTGGAGCCCTGGGTGCTGGCCCAGGCCCCGGGGGCGGCCCGATGA
- a CDS encoding iron uptake porin, whose product MKLFQQLLVAPAALGLLAPVAVQAAELNIDGVNKYASEEQVTSINQFSDVKPTDWAYQALSNLIERYGCVAGYPNGTYKGGQAMTRYEAAALLNACLDRITEVTDELKRLMAEFEKELAVLRGRVDGLEAKVGELEATQFSTTTKLTGKATFIMGANSYGGNAQVSPAASLLTGVPAFVTGPFGPAGPVVPNTWQNQARQTQGATAFNYDIQLNFDTSFTGKDLLRTRLRAGNFAQSPFGGPTVGLNATEAGFEEFCGLGVDCGDVVAINRLFYQFPLGSNFTATIGGRVRQDDMLAVWPSAYPADTVLDIFTYAGAPGTYSLNLGAGGGLWWKSGGFSISANYVSANGDVGNPIAGTPNCGGIGNACSAQTGTAQVAYTGSNWGIAAAYTYSSGGAGTYGGNATPLANTLFLNSAATNSVGISAYWQPSTSGWIPSISTGWGINRNQFNGTSFVDGGLVSTTGITNATSQSWYVGLQWDDVFIKGNSAGMAVGQPTFLTAVSGGNPVFGGPAAATAIVDGNYAWEWWYKFQVTDNISVTPALYYLSAPLGQVSKNVGAIGTTGTDFNNFGGFIKTTFKF is encoded by the coding sequence ATGAAACTCTTCCAGCAACTGCTGGTTGCTCCTGCAGCTCTCGGCCTGCTCGCCCCCGTGGCGGTCCAGGCGGCTGAGCTCAACATCGACGGCGTCAACAAGTACGCCTCCGAGGAGCAAGTCACCAGCATCAACCAGTTTTCCGACGTCAAGCCCACCGACTGGGCCTACCAGGCGCTCTCGAACCTGATCGAGCGCTACGGCTGCGTCGCCGGCTACCCGAACGGCACCTACAAGGGCGGCCAGGCCATGACCCGCTATGAAGCGGCGGCCCTGCTGAACGCCTGCCTCGATCGGATCACCGAGGTGACCGACGAGCTGAAGCGCCTGATGGCCGAGTTCGAGAAGGAACTCGCCGTGCTGCGCGGCCGGGTGGATGGCCTGGAGGCCAAGGTGGGCGAGCTGGAGGCCACCCAGTTCTCCACCACCACCAAGCTGACCGGTAAGGCCACCTTCATCATGGGGGCCAACAGCTACGGCGGTAACGCCCAGGTGAGCCCCGCCGCTTCCCTGCTCACCGGCGTCCCCGCCTTCGTCACCGGACCCTTCGGTCCCGCCGGCCCTGTTGTTCCCAACACCTGGCAGAACCAGGCCCGTCAGACCCAGGGCGCCACGGCGTTCAACTACGACATCCAGCTCAACTTCGACACCAGCTTCACCGGCAAGGACCTGCTCCGCACCCGTCTGCGGGCCGGTAACTTTGCCCAGTCGCCCTTCGGCGGCCCCACCGTCGGCCTGAACGCCACGGAAGCCGGCTTCGAAGAATTCTGCGGCCTGGGTGTCGACTGCGGTGACGTGGTCGCCATCAACCGCCTCTTCTACCAGTTCCCCCTGGGCAGCAACTTCACCGCCACCATCGGTGGTCGCGTCCGTCAGGACGACATGCTGGCCGTCTGGCCGTCCGCCTACCCGGCTGACACCGTCCTCGACATCTTCACCTACGCCGGTGCTCCCGGCACCTACAGCCTGAACCTGGGCGCTGGTGGTGGTCTGTGGTGGAAGAGCGGCGGCTTCAGCATCAGCGCCAACTACGTCTCTGCCAACGGTGACGTGGGCAACCCGATCGCAGGCACCCCCAACTGCGGCGGTATCGGCAACGCCTGCTCCGCCCAGACCGGGACGGCCCAGGTGGCCTACACCGGCTCCAACTGGGGCATCGCGGCGGCCTACACCTACTCCTCGGGTGGTGCCGGCACCTATGGCGGCAACGCCACGCCTCTGGCCAACACCCTCTTCCTGAACTCGGCGGCCACCAACTCGGTGGGCATCAGCGCCTACTGGCAGCCCAGCACCTCCGGCTGGATCCCCTCGATCAGCACCGGCTGGGGTATCAACCGCAACCAGTTCAACGGCACCAGCTTCGTGGATGGTGGGCTCGTCTCCACCACCGGCATCACCAACGCCACCAGCCAGTCCTGGTACGTGGGTCTGCAGTGGGATGACGTGTTCATCAAGGGCAACTCCGCCGGTATGGCCGTGGGTCAGCCCACCTTCCTGACCGCCGTCAGCGGTGGCAACCCCGTCTTCGGTGGTCCCGCCGCCGCCACCGCCATCGTCGATGGCAACTACGCCTGGGAGTGGTGGTACAAGTTCCAGGTCACCGACAACATCAGCGTGACCCCGGCGCTCTACTACCTGAGCGCTCCCCTGGGCCAGGTCTCCAAGAACGTTGGCGCGATCGGAACCACCGGTACCGATTTCAACAACTTCGGCGGCTTCATCAAGACCACCTTCAAATTCTGA
- a CDS encoding iron uptake porin: MKPFQQLLVAPAALGLLAPVAVQAAELNIDGVNKYASEEQVTSINQFSDVKPTDWAFQALSNLIERYGCVAGYPNGTYKGGQAMTRYEAAALLNACLDRITEVTDELKRLMAEFEKELAVLRGRVDGLEAKVGELEATQFSTTTKLTGKATFIMGANSYGGNAQIVPVPGVFLPAVPNDPAAVLLPASLVGAGAVIPSFVPGAFGANPAGFGYVPNTWANQARQTQGATAFNYDIQLNFDTSFTGKDLLRTRLRAGNFAQGPFGQPVVGLNATEAGFEENCGLGVDCGDVVAINRLFYQFPLGSNFTATIGGRVRQDDMLAVWPSAYPADTVLDIFTYAGAPGTYSLNLGAGGGLWWKSGGFSISANYVSANGDVGNPIAGTANCGGIGNACSAQTGTGQIAYTGSNWGIAAAYTYSSGGAGLYTGNGTPLATIFQTNAAATNSVGISAYWQPTDSGWIPSISAGWGINRSNYNGTTNLNGAANLVSTTGITNATSQSWYVGLQWDDVFIKGNSFGMAVGQPTFLTSVSAGPAVFGGPAAATAIVDGNYAWEWWYKFQVTDNISVTPALYYLSAPLGQVSKNVGAIGPVGSDFNNFGGFIKTTFKF; this comes from the coding sequence ATGAAGCCCTTCCAGCAACTGCTGGTTGCTCCTGCCGCTCTCGGCCTGCTCGCCCCCGTGGCGGTCCAGGCGGCTGAGCTCAACATCGACGGCGTCAACAAGTACGCCTCCGAGGAGCAAGTCACCAGCATCAACCAGTTCTCCGACGTCAAGCCCACCGACTGGGCCTTCCAGGCGCTCTCGAACCTGATCGAGCGCTACGGCTGCGTCGCCGGCTACCCGAACGGCACCTACAAGGGCGGCCAGGCCATGACCCGCTATGAAGCGGCGGCCCTCCTGAACGCCTGCCTCGACCGGATCACCGAGGTGACCGACGAGCTGAAGCGCCTGATGGCCGAGTTCGAGAAGGAACTCGCCGTGCTGCGCGGCCGTGTGGATGGCCTGGAGGCCAAGGTGGGCGAGCTGGAGGCCACCCAGTTCTCCACCACCACCAAGCTGACCGGTAAGGCCACCTTCATCATGGGGGCCAACAGCTACGGCGGTAACGCCCAGATCGTTCCGGTGCCTGGGGTCTTCCTGCCCGCCGTTCCCAACGACCCCGCCGCCGTCCTGCTGCCCGCCAGCCTGGTCGGGGCCGGAGCTGTGATTCCTTCCTTCGTGCCCGGTGCCTTCGGGGCGAACCCCGCCGGCTTCGGCTACGTCCCCAACACCTGGGCGAACCAGGCCCGCCAGACCCAGGGCGCCACGGCCTTCAACTACGACATCCAGCTCAACTTCGACACCAGCTTCACCGGCAAGGACCTGCTCCGCACCCGTCTGCGGGCCGGTAACTTCGCCCAAGGTCCCTTCGGTCAGCCGGTCGTCGGCCTGAACGCTACCGAAGCCGGGTTTGAGGAGAACTGCGGCCTGGGCGTTGACTGCGGTGACGTGGTCGCCATCAACCGCCTCTTCTACCAGTTCCCCCTGGGCAGCAACTTCACCGCCACCATCGGTGGTCGCGTCCGTCAGGACGACATGCTGGCCGTCTGGCCGTCCGCCTACCCGGCTGACACCGTCCTCGACATCTTCACCTACGCCGGTGCTCCTGGCACCTACAGCCTGAACCTCGGCGCTGGTGGTGGTCTGTGGTGGAAGAGCGGCGGCTTCAGCATCAGCGCCAACTACGTCTCCGCCAACGGTGACGTGGGCAACCCGATCGCCGGCACGGCGAACTGCGGCGGCATCGGCAACGCCTGCTCCGCCCAGACCGGTACCGGCCAGATCGCCTACACCGGCTCCAACTGGGGCATCGCGGCGGCCTACACCTACTCTTCGGGTGGTGCCGGTCTCTACACCGGCAACGGCACTCCGCTGGCCACCATCTTCCAGACCAACGCCGCCGCCACCAACTCGGTGGGCATCAGCGCCTACTGGCAGCCCACCGACTCCGGCTGGATCCCCTCGATCAGCGCCGGCTGGGGCATCAACCGCAGCAACTACAACGGCACCACCAACCTCAACGGCGCCGCGAACCTCGTCTCCACCACCGGCATCACCAACGCCACCAGCCAGTCCTGGTACGTGGGTCTGCAGTGGGATGACGTGTTCATCAAGGGCAACTCCTTCGGCATGGCCGTGGGTCAGCCCACCTTCCTGACGTCCGTCAGCGCCGGTCCCGCCGTCTTCGGTGGTCCCGCCGCCGCCACCGCCATCGTCGATGGCAACTACGCCTGGGAGTGGTGGTACAAGTTCCAGGTCACCGACAACATCAGCGTGACCCCGGCGCTCTACTACCTGAGCGCTCCCCTGGGTCAGGTTTCCAAGAACGTCGGTGCGATCGGTCCTGTGGGCTCCGACTTCAACAACTTCGGCGGCTTCATCAAGACCACCTTCAAGTTCTGA
- a CDS encoding iron uptake porin, which yields MKPFQQFLLAPVALGLLSPLAASAGEISPSQRAEISTYMEQQNIDSFKAWEAQNQVTSINQFSDVKPTDWAYQALSNLIERYGCVAGYPNGTYKGGQAMTRFEAAALLNACLDRITEVTDELKRLMEEFEKELAVLRGRVDGLEAKVGELEATQFSTTTRLQGEATFVIGANSFGGNQNLPNPAVGVPAGAANAFPANNRRNWGATVFNYDVRLNFLTSFTGKDLLYTRLRSGNANNSPFNGQPYNLMALDKLTAPTAGADTVFIDRLYYRFPIGRDFTALIGAKARATEFLAISPWFYKSEILDVFTLHGAPGAYNKATGSTFGLMWKQNVPKGKPYFAVSTAYVAPVADNGNPSQGGLLNERSRGTWTTQAGIAGKQWRFAVAWSYVQCGQNFRRGTSFAQPAVGCPSINNNFLGSEAYGNSAAYANNFATTFAWQPRKSGWIPSINLGWGYNALTQPALNPVLARINGINVPVRDTVPTFNQSANRGASQSWSVGLQWTDVFAKGNEAGMAVGQPVFTTSLRNGETPQDGNFIWEWWYKFQVTDNISVTPALFYLSRPNGQFTTAGQSSSVLGGLVQTQFRF from the coding sequence ATGAAACCCTTCCAGCAATTCCTGCTGGCGCCGGTGGCCCTTGGGCTGCTGTCGCCGCTTGCCGCTTCGGCCGGCGAGATCTCCCCGTCCCAGAGGGCGGAGATCTCCACCTATATGGAGCAGCAGAACATTGACAGCTTCAAGGCCTGGGAAGCCCAGAACCAGGTCACCAGCATCAACCAGTTTTCCGACGTCAAGCCCACCGACTGGGCCTACCAGGCGCTCTCGAACCTGATCGAGCGCTACGGCTGCGTCGCCGGTTACCCGAACGGCACCTACAAGGGCGGCCAGGCCATGACCCGGTTTGAGGCGGCGGCCCTGCTGAACGCTTGCCTCGACCGGATCACCGAGGTGACCGACGAGCTGAAGCGCCTGATGGAGGAGTTCGAGAAGGAACTCGCCGTGCTGCGCGGCCGTGTGGATGGCCTGGAGGCCAAGGTGGGCGAGCTGGAGGCCACCCAGTTCTCCACCACCACCCGGCTTCAGGGCGAAGCCACGTTCGTGATCGGTGCCAACAGCTTCGGTGGTAACCAGAACCTGCCGAACCCGGCCGTCGGTGTGCCGGCCGGTGCGGCCAATGCCTTCCCCGCCAACAACCGGCGCAACTGGGGCGCCACGGTGTTCAACTACGACGTCCGCCTCAATTTCCTCACCAGCTTCACCGGCAAGGACCTGCTGTACACCCGTCTGCGCAGCGGCAATGCCAACAACAGCCCCTTCAACGGCCAGCCCTACAACCTGATGGCGCTGGACAAGCTCACGGCGCCCACGGCCGGGGCGGACACCGTCTTCATCGACCGCCTCTACTACCGCTTTCCGATCGGTCGCGACTTCACGGCCCTGATCGGCGCGAAGGCCCGCGCCACCGAGTTCCTGGCGATTTCCCCCTGGTTCTACAAGTCGGAGATCCTCGACGTCTTCACCCTGCACGGGGCTCCCGGCGCCTACAACAAGGCCACCGGCTCCACCTTCGGCCTGATGTGGAAGCAGAACGTTCCCAAGGGCAAGCCCTACTTCGCGGTCTCCACCGCCTACGTCGCCCCTGTGGCTGACAACGGCAACCCCAGCCAGGGGGGCCTGCTGAACGAGCGCAGCCGCGGCACGTGGACGACCCAGGCCGGCATCGCCGGCAAGCAATGGCGTTTCGCCGTCGCCTGGAGCTACGTCCAGTGCGGCCAGAACTTCCGCCGCGGCACCTCCTTTGCCCAGCCGGCGGTCGGCTGCCCCAGCATCAACAACAACTTCCTGGGTTCGGAGGCCTACGGCAACAGCGCCGCCTACGCCAACAACTTCGCCACCACCTTCGCGTGGCAGCCCAGGAAGAGCGGCTGGATCCCCTCCATCAACCTGGGCTGGGGCTACAACGCCCTCACCCAGCCGGCGCTGAACCCTGTCCTGGCCAGGATCAACGGCATCAATGTGCCGGTGCGCGACACCGTGCCGACCTTCAACCAGTCGGCCAACCGGGGCGCCAGCCAGTCCTGGAGTGTCGGCCTGCAGTGGACCGACGTGTTCGCCAAGGGCAACGAGGCCGGCATGGCGGTGGGCCAGCCGGTGTTCACCACCTCGCTGCGCAACGGCGAGACCCCCCAGGACGGCAACTTCATCTGGGAGTGGTGGTACAAGTTCCAGGTCACCGACAACATCAGCGTGACCCCGGCCCTGTTTTATCTGAGCCGCCCCAACGGCCAGTTCACCACCGCCGGCCAGTCGAGCAGTGTGCTCGGCGGTCTGGTCCAGACCCAGTTCCGGTTCTGA
- a CDS encoding iron uptake porin, with amino-acid sequence MKPFQQFLLAPVALGLLSPLAASAGEISPSQRAEISTYMEQQNIDSFKAWEAQNQVTSINQFSDVKPTDWAYQALSNLIERYGCVAGYPNGTYKGGQAMTRYEAAALLNACLDRITEVTDELKRLMEEFEKELAVLRGRVDGLEAKVGELEATQFSTTTKLQGDAVFVIGSNSFGGNQGLPNPAVGVPAAAANAFPANNRRNWGATVFNYDIRLNFLTSFTGKDLLYTRLRSGNFNNSPFGGQPYNLMALDRAFSPVGGADVVNIDRLYYRFPIGRDFTALVGARARNTEFLAITPWFYNGGILDVFTLHGAPGTYNKATGSTFGLMWKQNVKKGKPFFAISTAYVAPNGDNGNPSQGGLLNERSRGTWTTQAGFAGKNWRFAFAWSYVQCGQNFRRGTSFAQPAVDCPNINNNFLGSENFGTNASYSNNFATTFAWQPKKSGWIPSINLGWGYNALTQPQLNPQTALLRVGATSVRVPTFDTVPTFNQSANRGASQSWSVGLQWADAFAKGNALGMAVGQPVFATSLRNGQTPQDGNFVWEWWYRFQVTDNISVTPALFYLSRPNGQFTTAGQSSSVLGGLVQTQFRF; translated from the coding sequence ATGAAACCCTTCCAGCAATTCCTGCTGGCGCCGGTGGCCCTTGGGCTGCTGTCGCCGCTTGCCGCTTCGGCCGGTGAGATCTCCCCGTCCCAGCGGGCGGAGATCTCCACCTATATGGAGCAGCAGAACATTGACAGCTTCAAGGCCTGGGAAGCCCAGAACCAGGTCACCAGCATCAACCAGTTCTCCGACGTCAAGCCCACCGACTGGGCCTACCAGGCGCTCTCGAACCTGATCGAGCGCTACGGCTGCGTCGCCGGCTATCCGAACGGCACCTACAAGGGCGGCCAGGCCATGACCCGCTATGAAGCGGCGGCCCTGCTGAACGCCTGCCTCGATCGGATCACCGAAGTGACCGACGAGCTGAAGCGCCTGATGGAGGAGTTCGAGAAGGAACTCGCCGTGCTGCGCGGCCGGGTGGATGGCCTGGAGGCCAAGGTGGGCGAGCTGGAGGCCACCCAGTTCTCCACCACCACCAAGCTCCAGGGTGATGCGGTCTTCGTGATCGGCTCCAACAGCTTCGGTGGCAACCAGGGCCTGCCGAACCCCGCCGTCGGTGTGCCGGCCGCTGCGGCCAACGCCTTCCCCGCCAACAACCGGCGCAACTGGGGCGCCACGGTGTTCAACTACGACATCCGCCTCAACTTCCTCACCAGCTTCACCGGCAAGGACCTGCTGTACACCCGTCTGCGCAGCGGCAACTTCAACAACAGCCCCTTCGGCGGCCAGCCCTACAACCTGATGGCGCTGGATCGCGCCTTCTCCCCGGTCGGTGGAGCTGACGTCGTCAACATCGACCGTCTCTACTACCGCTTCCCGATCGGCCGCGACTTCACCGCCCTGGTCGGTGCCCGGGCCCGGAACACCGAGTTCCTGGCGATCACGCCCTGGTTCTACAACGGTGGCATCCTTGATGTCTTCACGCTGCACGGCGCCCCCGGCACCTACAACAAAGCCACCGGTTCCACCTTCGGCCTGATGTGGAAGCAGAACGTCAAGAAGGGCAAGCCCTTCTTCGCGATCTCCACCGCCTACGTCGCCCCCAACGGTGACAATGGCAACCCCAGCCAGGGGGGCCTGCTGAACGAACGCAGCCGCGGGACCTGGACGACCCAGGCCGGTTTCGCCGGCAAGAACTGGCGCTTCGCCTTCGCCTGGAGCTACGTCCAGTGCGGCCAGAACTTCCGCCGCGGCACCTCCTTCGCCCAGCCGGCGGTCGACTGCCCCAACATCAACAACAACTTCCTGGGTTCGGAGAACTTCGGCACCAACGCCTCCTACTCCAACAACTTCGCCACCACCTTCGCGTGGCAGCCCAAGAAGAGCGGCTGGATCCCCTCGATCAACCTGGGCTGGGGCTACAACGCCCTGACCCAGCCCCAACTGAACCCCCAGACCGCCCTGCTGCGCGTCGGGGCCACGTCGGTGCGGGTGCCGACCTTCGACACGGTGCCGACCTTCAACCAGTCGGCCAACCGGGGCGCCAGCCAGTCCTGGAGTGTCGGCCTGCAGTGGGCCGATGCGTTCGCCAAGGGCAATGCCCTCGGCATGGCCGTGGGTCAGCCGGTGTTCGCCACCTCCCTGCGCAACGGCCAGACGCCCCAGGACGGCAACTTCGTCTGGGAATGGTGGTACCGGTTCCAGGTCACCGACAACATCAGCGTGACCCCGGCCCTGTTTTATCTGAGCCGCCCCAACGGCCAGTTCACCACCGCCGGCCAGTCGAGCAGCGTGCTCGGCGGTCTGGTCCAGACCCAGTTCCGGTTCTGA